The following DNA comes from Deltaproteobacteria bacterium.
GTTTAGAATTGGCCAATGAGTTTCGTAATTATTGAACATAATGGTGTTAAGTATCGGGTGCCGATAGCTAATACCAATGCAGGCGTTTGGGTTGGTTTTGCTGGCGGCGCAGTTTTGTATCGTCCCCAAAAAGATACCAAAAAGCAGTCAAAACAAGATAAAGTTGTTGCTCCTATGACCGGCAAAATCATTGACGTATATGTACAAGAGGGTCAGCAGGTTGCTGCTGATGATATTTTAATAGTTATCGAAGCGATGAAAATGGAATATCGGCTTAAAGCACCACGTGCTGGAAAAGTAATTTCAGTAGATTGTAATCATGGAGAATTAGTTGATTTGGGTGCGGTGCTAATAACGATAAATACTTAATATATTATCATAATTTGTGTAAATCAGTCATCTCGACTAACTTCGCTCTTGAGCTAATAATTTAATAAACGCAT
Coding sequences within:
- a CDS encoding acetyl-CoA carboxylase biotin carboxyl carrier protein subunit; amino-acid sequence: MSFVIIEHNGVKYRVPIANTNAGVWVGFAGGAVLYRPQKDTKKQSKQDKVVAPMTGKIIDVYVQEGQQVAADDILIVIEAMKMEYRLKAPRAGKVISVDCNHGELVDLGAVLITINT